The Streptomyces sp. NBC_01255 genome window below encodes:
- a CDS encoding alpha/beta family hydrolase encodes MDFSDRTDAGRQLAARLDHLKGQDVVVLGLPRGGVPVAAQVADALDAPLDICLVRKLGVPYQPELAMGALGEGGVRVLNDQVLRETGVGERDLAAVEEREHVELEERTHRYRGSRPPVPLDGRTVVIVDDGLATGATALAACRVVRAKGAARIVLAVPVAPPGWTARLGGEADETVSVREPDFFYAIGQFYRDFSQTSDAEVLDCLARSRAARDPVVRDTDVRIPATGATLAGRLAVPDGATGIVLFAHGSGSSRHSPRNRAVAAALNRAGLGTLLFDLLTEAEATDRAHVFDTPLLAGRLASATEWLAGHPEGGELPLGYFGASTGAAAALWAAADPGSGVAAVVSRGGRPDLAGEHLGRVRAPTLLVVGGRDALVLDLNRRAQALLRCENRLTVVPGATHLFEEPGALEEVAELATDWFAEWFRLSRPR; translated from the coding sequence ATGGACTTCAGCGATCGCACCGACGCGGGCCGGCAGCTGGCCGCCCGTCTCGACCACCTCAAGGGCCAGGACGTCGTGGTCCTGGGCCTCCCGCGCGGCGGAGTACCGGTGGCCGCGCAGGTCGCCGACGCGCTCGACGCGCCCCTCGACATCTGTCTCGTGCGCAAACTGGGGGTGCCGTACCAGCCGGAGCTCGCGATGGGCGCCCTGGGGGAAGGCGGCGTACGCGTCCTCAACGACCAGGTGCTGCGCGAGACCGGCGTGGGCGAGCGGGACCTCGCGGCCGTGGAGGAGCGTGAGCACGTCGAGCTCGAAGAGCGCACGCACCGTTACCGGGGCAGCCGCCCGCCCGTGCCGCTCGACGGCAGGACGGTCGTCATCGTCGACGACGGGCTCGCCACGGGCGCGACGGCGCTGGCCGCCTGCCGGGTGGTCCGGGCCAAGGGTGCCGCGCGGATCGTCCTCGCGGTCCCGGTCGCGCCGCCCGGCTGGACCGCCCGCCTCGGCGGCGAGGCCGACGAGACCGTCAGCGTCCGCGAGCCCGACTTCTTCTACGCGATCGGCCAGTTCTACCGCGACTTCTCGCAGACGTCCGACGCGGAGGTGCTCGACTGCCTCGCCCGCAGCCGGGCCGCGCGCGACCCCGTCGTCCGGGACACGGACGTCCGGATCCCGGCGACCGGCGCCACCCTCGCCGGACGGCTCGCCGTCCCCGACGGCGCGACCGGCATCGTCCTCTTCGCCCACGGAAGCGGCAGCAGCCGGCACAGTCCGCGGAACCGCGCGGTCGCGGCGGCCCTGAACCGGGCAGGTCTCGGGACGCTGCTCTTCGACCTGCTCACCGAGGCCGAGGCGACCGACCGGGCACACGTCTTCGACACCCCGCTGCTCGCCGGACGGCTGGCGAGCGCCACGGAGTGGCTGGCCGGGCACCCCGAGGGCGGCGAGCTGCCGCTCGGCTACTTCGGGGCGAGCACGGGCGCGGCCGCCGCGCTGTGGGCGGCGGCCGATCCCGGTTCCGGCGTCGCCGCCGTCGTCTCACGCGGCGGCCGGCCCGACCTGGCGGGCGAGCACCTGGGCCGGGTGCGCGCCCCGACCCTCCTGGTGGTGGGCGGCCGGGACGCGCTCGTGCTGGACCTCAACAGACGCGCTCAGGCCTTGCTGCGCTGCGAGAACCGGCTGACCGTCGTCCCCGGGGCCACCCACCTCTTCGAGGAGCCGGGCGCCCTGGAGGAGGTGGCGGAGCTCGCCACGGACTGGTTCGCCGAGTGGTTCCGGCTCAGTAGGCCCCGTTGA
- a CDS encoding SpoIIE family protein phosphatase, protein MTSHGTSGPGPAGGTGRPSGTGAADGPASGALTRVLAEAALRTVEAVGGYAGGVYLRSETPGLLRLSVLVGLPGPLFRPWWRMHTNRPFPVAEVHRSGQAVHLADVDDAMRRFPQLVASLPFPFASLYAPVVAGRERFGVLVVLRAPRPGEGVSARDRARMTSDALRLGESLTALTAHGTAAEWTGDPVCVQLSSASAPPVRFGSFDWDLDTGTVTMDGGLREILGAGVTSPCSIEVLTSRLDTEDAYALWAAALQATGEDGRPTVRRIRLKGPDGGLHLLEVSATARQEPSEPAGGPPRTGGRLSGTLVDLGTGLVGSDATDRLPRAILAIDRLGRITYLNERTERLLGRPRGALAGRPLWEALPWFGLPFHEEQLRAALLSDEPVRFLARPEHGRWLTVSLHPGRDGVTMVLVPEEDLAGPDAAPGRPDGARGPDRPQPATDDDVEGRGDRAAALYRPVALAIALSEAVTARQVSAVVTEELLPAFGGRQLAIYLLSDRRLYLAWETGFPPGFLEPFDGVTLDSRMPGVETLTTGRPLFFESMEQLRLAYPELPLDAHTGARAFLPLIASGRPVGSCILGFDRPRTFSAEERTVLTALAGLIAQALSRAQRYDTESAVARGLQDALLPHRLPVRAGVETVGRYLPGTEGMDVGGDWYDVIETGHDRLALVIGDVQGHGVAAAATMGQLRSAVRAFALGGHRPQDVMRGTNRLLIDLDPGQFASCCYVLLHPETGEARAVRAGHPQPLLLSPGGTTRLVELAGGVVLGVDDRASYPVTRLRLAPGDVLALFTDGLVERPGTDIDEGIERLRRALASTGSMTLPEAADRLIREARQATARPDDIALLLAARWPEPR, encoded by the coding sequence GTGACCTCGCACGGCACGTCCGGCCCCGGCCCGGCGGGCGGTACCGGGCGCCCGTCCGGGACCGGGGCTGCCGACGGGCCCGCTTCGGGTGCGCTGACGCGGGTGCTCGCGGAGGCGGCGCTGCGGACCGTCGAGGCGGTCGGCGGGTACGCGGGCGGGGTGTACCTGCGGTCGGAGACGCCGGGTCTGCTCCGGCTCTCGGTCCTCGTGGGGCTACCGGGGCCGCTGTTCCGCCCGTGGTGGCGGATGCATACGAACCGGCCGTTCCCGGTGGCGGAGGTCCACCGCTCGGGGCAGGCCGTCCATCTCGCCGACGTCGACGACGCGATGCGGCGGTTCCCCCAACTGGTCGCGAGTCTGCCGTTCCCCTTCGCCTCGCTGTACGCGCCCGTCGTCGCGGGCCGCGAGCGGTTCGGGGTGCTCGTGGTGCTGCGGGCGCCGAGACCGGGCGAGGGCGTGAGCGCGCGCGACCGCGCCCGCATGACCAGCGACGCGCTCCGGCTCGGCGAGTCGCTGACCGCCCTCACGGCTCACGGGACCGCGGCCGAGTGGACCGGCGACCCCGTGTGCGTACAGCTGTCCTCCGCTTCCGCGCCGCCCGTGCGCTTCGGTTCCTTCGACTGGGACCTGGACACGGGCACGGTCACCATGGACGGCGGGCTGCGGGAGATCCTCGGGGCCGGGGTGACCTCGCCCTGCTCGATCGAGGTGCTCACCTCCCGGCTGGACACGGAGGACGCGTACGCGCTGTGGGCGGCGGCGCTCCAGGCGACGGGCGAGGACGGACGGCCTACCGTGCGCCGGATCCGGCTGAAGGGCCCTGACGGCGGGCTGCACCTCCTGGAGGTGTCGGCCACTGCCCGGCAGGAGCCGTCGGAGCCGGCCGGGGGTCCGCCGCGCACCGGCGGCCGGCTCTCGGGCACGCTCGTCGACCTGGGGACGGGTCTGGTGGGTTCGGACGCCACGGACCGGCTGCCGCGGGCGATCCTGGCGATCGACCGGCTGGGCCGGATCACGTACCTCAACGAACGCACGGAGCGACTGCTCGGCCGGCCGCGCGGAGCGCTCGCCGGGCGGCCTCTCTGGGAGGCGCTGCCGTGGTTCGGCCTGCCCTTCCACGAGGAGCAGCTCCGGGCCGCGCTGCTCTCCGACGAACCGGTGCGCTTCCTGGCCCGTCCGGAGCATGGCCGGTGGCTCACGGTCTCGCTGCATCCGGGCCGGGACGGCGTGACCATGGTCCTCGTTCCGGAGGAGGACCTCGCCGGTCCCGACGCGGCTCCGGGCCGCCCTGACGGCGCGCGCGGTCCTGACCGTCCGCAGCCGGCGACGGACGACGACGTCGAGGGCCGCGGCGACCGGGCGGCAGCCCTGTACCGGCCGGTGGCGCTGGCGATCGCCCTCTCGGAGGCCGTGACGGCACGCCAGGTGTCGGCCGTGGTGACGGAGGAGCTGCTGCCGGCCTTCGGCGGACGGCAGCTGGCGATCTACCTGCTGAGCGACCGGCGCCTCTACCTCGCCTGGGAGACGGGCTTCCCGCCGGGCTTCCTCGAACCCTTCGACGGGGTCACGCTGGACTCCCGGATGCCGGGGGTGGAAACGCTGACGACGGGCCGGCCGCTCTTCTTCGAGTCGATGGAGCAGCTGAGACTGGCGTACCCGGAGCTCCCGCTCGACGCCCACACGGGGGCTCGGGCCTTCCTGCCGCTGATCGCCTCGGGACGACCGGTGGGCTCCTGCATCCTCGGCTTCGACCGGCCGCGTACGTTCAGCGCGGAGGAGCGGACCGTGCTCACCGCCCTGGCGGGCCTGATCGCGCAGGCGCTGTCCCGGGCGCAGCGGTACGACACGGAGTCGGCGGTCGCGCGGGGGCTCCAGGACGCGCTGCTGCCGCACCGGCTGCCGGTGCGGGCCGGTGTGGAGACGGTCGGCCGCTATCTGCCGGGCACCGAGGGCATGGACGTGGGCGGCGACTGGTACGACGTCATCGAGACGGGGCACGACCGGCTGGCGCTCGTGATCGGCGACGTCCAGGGCCACGGGGTGGCGGCCGCGGCCACGATGGGGCAGCTGCGCAGCGCGGTACGGGCGTTCGCGCTGGGCGGCCATCGGCCGCAGGACGTGATGCGGGGTACCAACCGGCTCCTCATCGACCTGGATCCCGGTCAGTTCGCGAGCTGCTGCTATGTGCTGCTCCACCCGGAGACGGGCGAGGCGCGGGCGGTACGGGCCGGGCATCCGCAGCCGCTGCTGCTGAGCCCGGGCGGGACGACTCGGCTGGTGGAGCTGGCGGGCGGGGTCGTGCTGGGGGTCGACGACCGTGCCTCGTATCCCGTGACGCGGTTGCGGCTCGCGCCCGGAGACGTCCTCGCGCTGTTCACGGACGGGCTGGTCGAGCGGCCCGGCACGGACATCGACGAAGGGATCGAACGCCTGCGGCGGGCGCTCGCCTCGACGGGTTCGATGACCCTCCCGGAGGCGGCGGACCGGCTGATCCGGGAGGCCCGGCAGGCCACGGCCAGGCCGGACGACATCGCCCTGCTGCTCGCGGCCCGCTGGCCCGAGCCCCGCTGA
- a CDS encoding alpha/beta fold hydrolase, with protein MTGRVLPYDVQGEGPGRALVLHNWFGDRTSFAPLRAHLDEAAGTYAFVDCRGYGEARGIDGAFTMEETAADALAVADDLGWDSFSVIGHSMGGKAAQLMLLDAPDRVRSLIGISPVSAAGFPLDGETWDLFAGAADAPANRRAIIDNTTGGRYDDAWLSALVERSVSRSSATAFRAYLDSWSGPDFHERVRDNPTPVLLVVGAHDPALGTEAMEATWLRWYPNARLHVLKDAGHYAPEETPQALAEAIEAFLAA; from the coding sequence ATGACGGGCCGGGTTCTTCCGTACGACGTTCAAGGCGAAGGCCCCGGCCGGGCCCTCGTCCTCCACAACTGGTTCGGCGACCGCACCAGTTTCGCCCCGCTGCGCGCCCATCTCGACGAGGCCGCCGGCACGTACGCCTTCGTCGACTGCCGGGGCTACGGCGAGGCCCGCGGCATCGACGGCGCCTTCACGATGGAGGAGACCGCCGCCGACGCCCTCGCCGTCGCCGACGACCTCGGCTGGGACTCGTTCTCCGTCATCGGACACTCGATGGGCGGCAAGGCGGCCCAGCTGATGCTTCTCGACGCGCCCGACCGTGTCCGCTCCCTCATCGGCATCTCACCCGTCTCCGCCGCGGGATTCCCGCTCGACGGAGAGACCTGGGACTTGTTCGCCGGCGCCGCCGACGCCCCGGCGAACCGGCGCGCGATCATCGACAACACCACCGGCGGCCGGTACGACGACGCCTGGCTGAGCGCCCTCGTCGAGCGTTCCGTCAGCCGCTCCTCGGCGACGGCCTTCCGGGCCTATCTGGACTCCTGGTCCGGCCCCGACTTCCACGAGCGCGTCCGCGACAACCCCACCCCCGTCCTCCTCGTCGTCGGCGCCCACGATCCCGCGCTCGGTACGGAGGCGATGGAGGCCACCTGGCTGCGCTGGTACCCGAACGCGCGCCTCCACGTGCTCAAGGACGCGGGCCATTACGCCCCCGAGGAGACACCGCAGGCCCTCGCCGAGGCCATCGAGGCCTTTCTCGCCGCCTGA